One genomic window of Trichlorobacter lovleyi includes the following:
- a CDS encoding MG2 domain-containing protein: MQRLLTLFSLLFLSLLTVIPSGAAPVATGPIPVQITVMAAETNKPIPAASIEFRENTGSGRVVANLTVDANGSGTASLPKGTYQYLTRAAGMGTSRNYLYLDGQEKAEAKVWLNKAASLSGRLVDSTGKPLAGFRMLVDRLFSAITDTNGRFRFDSLDSRGHDLILEQPDWVLEKSFYPQPAVGENKQLGDLVVRRAGAVEISASLSNHQHMGSASGVSLSLNGGSVWRSAKLDSNGKLKIGMLPPGSYTVAISDERMERTEQQLTLKEGEQQQLALVATPRPPSLDLELYGDVVLSNKVVPVRVYGLWVNKAQISINRIAPEAIINNTVNLAKPEEIPDHLLKLQKKFNVTLTPGKNDYRTRGRFKLPALPPGAYLLQLQGDGATARVAFLATDLGLVAKTAPDRTLLQALDIKSGKPLAKVAFYGSVPGKAAATSAADGTAFWNIKQQGQRVVGRLGNSLAILSLAADEGEQQASAIKGYLYTERTAYRPGQTVFYKGVMRQKAGDDYQLPPAGQITIKVTDSGDKTVFEEALKSSPSGSFHGQFTLPATPTLGEYSISASNGADSWQGSFKVLEYRKPEFEVKLHADQQFPLSGSQIPVKLSARYYFGAPVAEGKLVWRVYAQPWYADERAGGGFGEEPYQYDGYSEFIGEGEAKLDPNGEATFTVTAKNHEQPVRYSIEADVTDNASRQVTGSTGLTVVPSLLDIRIKGEQYLLQPGKPSGFILRVADWQGIAKPNTAVALIIEKQVYDKKSRTYSWKTVTTLHDRTGKDGATRISYSFPSSDYWRLRAETFDEGKRRSYDETYAWVWERGSSWAGSYRELEAEFDKKSYKPGETARLILRAPAVGGSLLLTLEGRRIHQSRIIPITAAVQVVAIPVTKDLAPNIHVSASTISNGRFYQQQGLLKVEYQPGKLDLTVTPQQPVYAPGDTARITISSTAEGKPVPAEISLALVDEAIFAVAPETREEIYRFFRGRRDHLVRTIHSFPRLYLGGASKDLAKLAESDDLKGIKVRKVFKDTAAWLPMLASDSNGTVTAEAVLPDNLTKWRATAVGHTAEQQFGSGQASLISRLPFMARLAPPRFMVAGDRLEIPGLLNDASGKEQQVKGRFEATGLTLLGDTNFTGTVPASGSLRKNIEVTAQQPGQALLRLTAAGSEGKDALELTFPVLPRSLQREQAASIALRSGQGQTTVAQPVSALPDSGNIVATFSPTVADSLIPALEYLISFPYGCVEQTVSRFVPAVYAQQMLTAQGRNLSPSLQAKLPQIVAEGLQRLADLQHEDGGWGWWKSDSTNPHLTALAMQGLATAKRAGIKLDEQLVQRGTKALESQLDKARPEQAAVLYRALTAHGGNHPATEKRLLDGLTSLPPEAKIAVAEALDNRGQRQQAAQILKGLQALLQRDSEAAWLPENETGWRWGSSSLETTAALLSATSRIMPEDAVSAALARYLARNQRGGWWQTTVTSAAGVRALADFVAASGELDAAYTARLLLNGKELEQYRVEKGRLTAGRATLTAPAVVGANSLQLEKSNNSGSAYLGATLQYRVPVEQVAKADGLQLERSIYRIRSVQKNGQWRHEYEPLKPGEPVTVGEDLEVRLSVKNSATLEYLILEDHLPAGFEVRQADRDPRYANEAYYQGWYDHKERRDTLMAWFVGYLPSGSHEFRFVVYPELKGKVLSLPSAIWPMYRPELRSESSPWQVEVQ, from the coding sequence ATGCAACGCCTGCTCACCCTGTTTTCACTCCTGTTTCTTTCTCTGCTGACTGTTATCCCCTCAGGTGCCGCACCTGTTGCAACCGGCCCAATACCGGTGCAGATCACGGTGATGGCTGCCGAGACCAACAAGCCGATACCTGCAGCATCGATCGAGTTCCGGGAAAACACGGGTTCGGGCAGGGTGGTTGCCAACCTGACCGTGGATGCCAACGGCAGCGGAACAGCTAGCCTGCCCAAGGGGACCTATCAGTATCTGACCAGGGCGGCAGGCATGGGCACCAGCCGTAACTACCTCTATCTGGATGGTCAGGAAAAGGCCGAGGCCAAGGTCTGGCTGAACAAGGCCGCCTCACTGTCCGGACGTCTGGTGGATAGTACCGGCAAGCCGCTGGCTGGATTCAGGATGCTGGTTGACCGGTTGTTCAGCGCAATCACTGATACCAACGGCAGGTTCCGTTTTGACAGCCTTGACAGCCGTGGTCATGACCTGATCCTGGAACAGCCGGACTGGGTGCTGGAAAAGTCATTCTACCCCCAGCCTGCTGTCGGTGAGAACAAGCAACTGGGGGATCTGGTGGTGCGCAGGGCAGGCGCTGTGGAGATCAGCGCCAGCCTTTCCAACCACCAACATATGGGTTCTGCTAGCGGTGTCTCGCTATCGTTGAACGGCGGCAGTGTCTGGCGCAGTGCTAAGCTGGACAGCAATGGCAAGCTGAAGATCGGGATGCTGCCGCCGGGCAGCTACACCGTTGCCATCTCCGATGAACGGATGGAGCGCACTGAACAGCAGCTGACCCTGAAAGAAGGGGAACAGCAGCAGCTGGCCCTGGTGGCAACCCCCAGGCCACCCTCCCTGGACCTGGAGTTGTACGGCGATGTGGTCCTGTCCAACAAGGTGGTGCCGGTCAGGGTCTACGGCCTCTGGGTCAACAAGGCCCAGATCAGCATCAACCGGATTGCGCCCGAGGCGATCATCAACAACACGGTTAACCTTGCCAAGCCGGAAGAGATCCCGGATCACCTGCTGAAGCTGCAGAAGAAATTCAACGTTACCCTGACACCGGGCAAAAACGACTACCGTACACGGGGCAGATTCAAACTGCCCGCGCTACCTCCCGGAGCCTATCTGCTGCAGCTGCAGGGGGATGGGGCAACCGCCCGGGTCGCCTTCCTGGCAACCGATCTGGGGCTGGTGGCCAAAACCGCGCCGGACCGTACCCTGCTGCAGGCCCTGGATATCAAGAGCGGCAAGCCGCTTGCCAAGGTGGCCTTCTATGGCTCAGTCCCCGGCAAAGCCGCGGCAACCAGCGCTGCAGACGGCACAGCCTTCTGGAACATCAAACAGCAGGGGCAACGGGTGGTTGGTCGGCTTGGCAACAGCCTGGCCATACTGTCACTGGCTGCGGATGAAGGTGAGCAGCAAGCCAGCGCAATCAAAGGCTATCTCTATACAGAACGGACCGCCTACCGGCCAGGCCAGACCGTTTTCTACAAAGGTGTGATGCGTCAAAAAGCCGGGGATGATTACCAGCTGCCCCCCGCAGGTCAGATCACCATCAAGGTGACCGATTCCGGCGACAAGACCGTTTTTGAAGAGGCCCTCAAAAGTTCACCATCCGGCTCGTTCCATGGCCAGTTTACACTGCCTGCAACCCCCACCCTGGGGGAGTACAGCATCTCTGCCAGCAATGGGGCAGACTCGTGGCAGGGCAGTTTCAAGGTGCTGGAGTACCGCAAACCGGAGTTTGAGGTAAAGCTGCATGCGGACCAACAGTTTCCGCTGTCCGGCAGCCAGATCCCGGTCAAACTTTCAGCCCGTTACTACTTTGGCGCACCAGTGGCAGAAGGGAAGCTGGTCTGGCGGGTCTATGCCCAGCCCTGGTACGCTGATGAACGTGCCGGTGGCGGTTTTGGTGAAGAACCGTATCAGTATGACGGCTACAGCGAGTTTATTGGCGAAGGTGAGGCAAAGCTGGACCCCAATGGTGAGGCCACCTTCACGGTGACGGCCAAAAACCATGAACAGCCGGTCAGATATTCCATCGAGGCCGACGTGACCGACAACGCCTCCCGTCAGGTCACCGGCTCAACCGGCCTGACCGTGGTGCCGTCACTGCTGGATATCAGGATCAAGGGGGAGCAGTACCTGCTGCAGCCGGGCAAACCATCCGGCTTTATCCTGCGGGTGGCTGACTGGCAGGGAATTGCCAAGCCCAACACAGCGGTGGCGCTGATCATTGAAAAACAGGTCTATGACAAAAAGAGCCGCACCTATAGCTGGAAGACCGTCACCACCCTGCACGACCGCACCGGTAAGGATGGGGCAACCCGGATCAGCTACAGTTTCCCGTCATCAGACTACTGGCGGCTGCGGGCCGAGACCTTTGATGAAGGCAAGCGCCGCAGCTATGACGAGACCTATGCCTGGGTCTGGGAACGAGGCAGCAGTTGGGCTGGCAGCTACCGTGAACTTGAGGCGGAGTTTGACAAGAAGAGCTACAAACCGGGCGAGACAGCCCGCCTGATCCTGCGGGCTCCGGCAGTGGGCGGTTCCTTGCTGCTGACCCTTGAAGGGCGCCGCATCCATCAGAGCAGGATCATCCCGATCACCGCAGCGGTGCAGGTGGTTGCGATCCCGGTTACCAAGGATCTGGCCCCCAACATCCATGTCTCGGCCAGCACCATCAGCAATGGTCGTTTTTACCAGCAGCAGGGGCTGTTGAAGGTCGAGTACCAGCCGGGCAAACTGGATCTGACCGTGACCCCGCAGCAGCCGGTCTATGCCCCCGGCGATACTGCCAGGATTACCATCAGCAGCACGGCTGAAGGCAAGCCGGTTCCGGCCGAGATCTCGCTGGCCCTGGTGGACGAGGCGATCTTTGCCGTGGCGCCGGAGACCCGCGAGGAGATCTACCGCTTCTTCCGGGGACGGCGGGACCATCTGGTCCGCACGATCCACTCCTTCCCGCGGCTCTACCTGGGGGGCGCATCAAAGGATCTGGCAAAACTGGCTGAAAGCGATGACCTGAAGGGGATCAAGGTCCGCAAGGTCTTCAAGGATACCGCGGCCTGGCTGCCGATGCTGGCCAGTGACAGTAACGGCACGGTCACTGCCGAGGCTGTGCTGCCGGACAACCTGACCAAGTGGCGTGCCACGGCGGTGGGGCACACGGCAGAGCAGCAGTTTGGCAGCGGACAGGCCAGCCTTATCAGCCGTCTGCCGTTCATGGCCCGCCTGGCGCCGCCCCGCTTCATGGTTGCCGGGGACCGGCTGGAGATTCCGGGGCTGCTGAACGATGCGAGCGGCAAAGAGCAACAGGTCAAGGGGCGCTTTGAGGCCACCGGTCTGACCCTGCTGGGCGATACCAACTTTACCGGAACGGTTCCGGCAAGCGGTTCCCTGCGCAAGAATATCGAGGTCACGGCGCAACAGCCCGGCCAGGCCCTGTTGCGGCTGACCGCAGCCGGCAGCGAGGGCAAAGATGCCCTGGAGCTGACCTTCCCGGTGCTGCCCCGCTCCCTGCAGCGGGAACAGGCCGCCAGTATTGCACTGCGCAGCGGGCAAGGGCAGACAACAGTTGCCCAGCCAGTCTCCGCACTGCCGGACAGCGGCAACATTGTCGCCACCTTTTCCCCCACCGTGGCGGACAGTCTGATCCCGGCCCTGGAGTATCTGATCTCCTTCCCCTACGGCTGCGTCGAGCAGACGGTTTCCCGCTTTGTGCCGGCGGTCTATGCTCAACAGATGCTGACGGCCCAGGGACGGAATCTCTCACCATCTCTGCAGGCAAAACTGCCGCAGATCGTGGCTGAGGGGTTGCAGCGTCTGGCTGATCTGCAACATGAAGATGGTGGCTGGGGCTGGTGGAAGAGCGACAGCACCAACCCGCACCTGACCGCCCTGGCCATGCAGGGGCTGGCAACGGCCAAGCGGGCCGGAATAAAATTGGATGAGCAGCTTGTGCAGCGGGGCACCAAGGCACTGGAAAGCCAGCTTGACAAGGCCCGGCCAGAACAGGCGGCCGTGCTCTACCGGGCACTGACCGCCCACGGCGGCAACCATCCCGCTACTGAAAAACGTCTGCTTGATGGTTTGACCAGCCTGCCGCCAGAGGCGAAGATTGCCGTTGCCGAGGCACTGGACAACCGTGGCCAACGGCAACAGGCAGCACAGATCCTGAAGGGACTGCAAGCGCTGCTGCAACGGGACAGCGAGGCTGCCTGGCTGCCTGAAAACGAGACCGGCTGGCGCTGGGGCAGCTCATCCCTTGAGACCACTGCCGCGTTACTCTCAGCCACAAGCCGGATCATGCCGGAAGATGCCGTTTCAGCGGCACTGGCCCGCTACCTGGCCCGCAACCAACGGGGCGGCTGGTGGCAGACCACGGTTACCTCGGCTGCCGGGGTACGGGCCCTGGCTGACTTTGTTGCAGCAAGCGGTGAACTTGATGCCGCCTATACCGCCCGACTGCTGCTGAATGGCAAGGAGCTTGAGCAGTACCGGGTTGAAAAAGGGCGCCTGACCGCTGGCCGCGCCACCCTGACCGCTCCGGCCGTTGTTGGTGCAAACAGCCTGCAGCTTGAAAAATCCAACAACAGCGGCAGTGCCTATCTGGGTGCAACCCTGCAGTACCGTGTACCGGTGGAGCAGGTAGCCAAGGCCGATGGCCTGCAGCTTGAGCGCAGTATCTACCGGATCAGATCCGTACAGAAAAACGGACAGTGGCGGCATGAATACGAACCGCTGAAACCGGGCGAGCCGGTAACCGTTGGCGAAGATCTGGAGGTTCGCCTGAGCGTTAAAAACAGTGCCACCCTTGAATACCTGATCCTGGAAGACCACCTGCCGGCCGGTTTTGAGGTCCGTCAGGCAGACCGTGACCCGCGCTATGCTAACGAGGCCTACTACCAGGGCTGGTACGACCACAAGGAGCGCCGCGATACCCTGATGGCCTGGTTTGTGGGCTACCTGCCCTCAGGCAGCCATGAGTTCCGCTTTGTGGTCTACCCGGAACTGAAGGGAAAGGTCCTGTCGCTGCCATCGGCCATCTGGCCGATGTACCGGCCGGAGTTGCGCAGTGAAAGCAGCCCCTGGCAGGTTGAGGTGCAGTAG